From Bombus affinis isolate iyBomAffi1 unplaced genomic scaffold, iyBomAffi1.2 ctg00001043.1, whole genome shotgun sequence, one genomic window encodes:
- the LOC126928527 gene encoding G-patch domain and KOW motifs-containing protein-like: MGLGADKVALQKKNTDFKKEEEEVKIEKGTFVKIIAGEQSNNYGQIEGFDDDAGRLIIKLALGGNIISVNEFMIQKSMRNIRTRNPRDSSKRWIEKDQCPLTPKTVKNKSSNKRKKIGSTMHNKNKYDKVGDKKSERRKRRSESNDDSDSDSEKKRRRERSNSNSNDSYKLKRLKKSKKRKKYDCSSERSSKKRDDEKDQDLDHLVGSNIFQERIRSFYFQDKLYNFIYTDFIIKCIFTKVYFFSYP; encoded by the exons atgggtcttggagcagacaaagtagcattgcagaagaaaaatacagatttcaaaaaagaagaggaagaagttaaaatcgagaaaggaacatttgtgaaaattatagctggagaacaaagtaataattatggtcaaatagaaggattcgatgatgatgcaggaaggctcataataaaactagctcttggtggaaatataatatctgtaaatgaatttatg atacaaaaaagtatgaggaatataaggacaaggaatccaagggactcaagcaaaagatggatagaaaaagatcaatgtcccctgaccccgaagacggtgaagaacaaaagtagtaataaaagaaagaaaatcggaagtacgatgcacaataagaacaagtatgataaagtgggggataaaaaatcagaaagacgaaaaaggcgctccgaatctaatgatgacagcgatagtgattctgaaaagaagagacggagagaaagaagtaactctaatagtaatgattcttataaattaaaaagattgaagaagtcaaagaaacgtaagaagtacgattgctcgtctgaaagatcaagtaaaaaacgagacgacgagaaagatcaagatctcgatcatttagtaggcagtaatattttccaggaacgtattcggtcattttactttcaagataaattgtacaattttatttatacagattttataataaagtgtatttttacaaaagtatatttcttttcttacccttaa